One uncultured Caproiciproducens sp. DNA segment encodes these proteins:
- a CDS encoding DUF5057 domain-containing protein has translation MRQSFKRLFLAPLLAADILLSGIFPCVTASAASVLSLTATPNPSGNYVALSWTNSDKSQPYSYMLYSKSAHESTFQSIPAKDSAKVLNIYPVVAPTISFTIWNGKSYTLPKSASLKMWMETPNGYDSKGYGKGLISVDTVSISDFNANPDAYLKNANGSYKYDVLYFGAWDAFASQDLSNSAETKTDVFIKTGRGVLFGHDTMVDNDQISMPNFFKLAHYCDIQTIPHYTVLGSSQIKVSKKGLLTNYPWTIGDVGTVLNVPLSHSNQLAFGDVWMTYQQPYTYPNSAEATGSNGQGTNTFYLTSWSNCAMIQTGHSNGEATPDEQRVTANALFYLAQITTDTSWNDHKGQDLDAPDRPTISGVTHNSDRTQYTVNYSSQDNATGYQYYVEATGQNDGAKYDSPVISTSLKTGMKGYSIVVDNNSDTVPDGSITTTSSSYTFSRPSGSSFYIHIVAVDNAGNISSIAHYLVDELVSVTHPVSIGYAIDPNSNTPFTAPDIPITNHSTFPVRVSVAGLKATSGIGDAAPTSYSDWNSLTAAQTGNGIALGVEIRETVGSGWTAVDRAMPVYTSNLASEVPLGTLGANGASGNLALTAKFGLAWATAKTVSHELTLNFTIAD, from the coding sequence TTGAGGCAATCATTCAAGCGGCTTTTTCTCGCGCCTCTGCTTGCCGCCGATATTCTGTTATCCGGCATTTTTCCCTGCGTCACGGCCTCCGCCGCGTCGGTTCTGTCGCTGACCGCGACGCCGAACCCGTCTGGGAACTATGTGGCGCTGAGCTGGACAAACAGCGACAAAAGCCAGCCGTACAGCTATATGCTCTATTCCAAGTCCGCGCATGAATCGACCTTCCAGAGCATCCCCGCCAAAGACAGTGCGAAGGTTTTGAACATCTATCCCGTTGTTGCACCGACCATTTCCTTTACAATATGGAACGGCAAGAGCTACACCCTACCGAAGTCGGCATCCCTTAAAATGTGGATGGAAACACCGAACGGGTATGATTCCAAGGGTTATGGCAAGGGCCTCATTTCCGTAGATACCGTTTCAATCTCCGATTTCAACGCCAACCCGGACGCTTATCTGAAAAACGCGAACGGCAGTTACAAATATGACGTGCTGTATTTCGGCGCGTGGGATGCTTTCGCAAGTCAGGATTTATCCAATTCGGCGGAAACCAAGACCGACGTCTTTATCAAAACAGGGCGCGGCGTTCTGTTCGGGCATGACACGATGGTGGACAATGACCAAATTTCCATGCCGAACTTTTTCAAGCTCGCCCATTACTGCGATATTCAGACTATCCCGCATTACACCGTGCTCGGCAGCTCGCAGATCAAAGTTTCCAAGAAGGGCCTGCTCACTAATTATCCGTGGACTATAGGAGACGTGGGTACGGTTCTGAATGTTCCGCTGTCTCATTCCAATCAGCTTGCTTTCGGGGACGTGTGGATGACTTATCAGCAGCCCTACACATACCCCAACAGCGCAGAAGCAACTGGCTCCAACGGGCAGGGCACCAATACCTTTTATCTGACCAGTTGGTCAAACTGCGCCATGATTCAGACCGGTCACTCCAACGGGGAAGCCACGCCGGACGAGCAGCGCGTCACGGCAAACGCCCTGTTTTACCTAGCGCAGATTACAACCGATACAAGCTGGAACGACCATAAAGGACAGGATTTGGACGCGCCGGACAGACCGACGATTTCCGGCGTTACGCACAATTCTGACCGAACGCAGTATACCGTCAACTATTCTTCGCAGGACAATGCAACCGGCTATCAATATTATGTGGAGGCCACCGGACAGAACGACGGCGCGAAATACGATTCTCCGGTCATTTCCACCTCTTTGAAAACCGGAATGAAAGGCTACTCCATCGTGGTGGACAACAACTCCGATACCGTCCCGGATGGGAGCATTACCACGACATCAAGCAGCTATACTTTTTCCCGCCCGTCCGGCAGCAGCTTTTACATCCATATTGTCGCCGTGGACAATGCCGGAAATATTTCATCCATCGCTCATTATCTCGTGGACGAGTTGGTGTCTGTGACACATCCGGTCAGTATCGGCTACGCCATCGACCCGAACAGCAACACGCCATTCACCGCGCCGGATATTCCGATTACCAACCATTCCACTTTCCCCGTCCGGGTTTCCGTCGCGGGCCTGAAAGCGACTTCCGGCATCGGTGACGCCGCCCCCACGTCCTATTCGGATTGGAACAGCCTGACGGCGGCACAGACCGGAAACGGAATCGCGCTCGGCGTGGAAATCAGGGAAACAGTCGGTTCAGGCTGGACGGCGGTTGACCGGGCAATGCCCGTTTATACAAGCAATCTTGCATCAGAAGTACCTTTGGGGACACTCGGCGCGAACGGGGCGTCGGGGAATCTGGCGCTTACCGCTAAATTCGGTTTGGCATGGGCAACCGCGAAAACTGTTTCCCATGAACTGACGCTGAACTTTACGATTGCGGATTGA
- a CDS encoding ParB/RepB/Spo0J family partition protein, translating to MAKDKPNNPEEMTTGPVSETPAEKKTAPAVPSPEVGGEAPAPEPTVEEKAVLTQEGKKPIEPPAPSDIGGEHVPNPGDIVVPPDKINELMSEKKPSHRGRLPKADKAEQAPAPEKTEAEKSNQTPKREHKPRAEKQKPAAAKKAPVKEESPAPEPPQEPKEAPRKGETEQIVFLNLSELHAFKNHPFQVRDDDEMRAMVESVRDKGVTQPAIVRSREDGGFEIVSGHRRQKASELAGYADMPCIVRNLTDDEAITQMVEDNINQRENILPSERAKALKMQLEAIKRQGVRGDLSTSGQLGPKSENGQRSNAVVAERNKMTVKQVQRYIKLNDLVPDLMKMVDEKKISFTPAVEMSFIKPKNQRYIAVAIEGQQSAPSLSQAQRMRELDQKGMLNGDVIDGIMLEEKKEVDKVIISSQELSQYFGKEKTPREMKDTIIKLLDEWKGQQKDIAKPEKQTEQEK from the coding sequence ATGGCAAAAGATAAACCCAACAATCCGGAGGAAATGACAACCGGGCCAGTCAGCGAAACTCCCGCAGAGAAAAAAACTGCTCCCGCTGTCCCGTCGCCGGAAGTCGGCGGTGAGGCCCCGGCCCCTGAACCGACCGTCGAGGAAAAAGCGGTGCTGACTCAAGAGGGCAAAAAACCGATTGAGCCGCCCGCGCCATCAGACATCGGCGGCGAACATGTTCCCAACCCCGGTGACATTGTTGTTCCGCCAGACAAAATCAATGAACTTATGTCGGAAAAGAAACCCTCACACAGAGGCAGGTTGCCAAAAGCGGATAAGGCCGAACAGGCCCCGGCTCCCGAAAAAACAGAAGCGGAAAAATCGAATCAGACCCCCAAAAGGGAGCACAAGCCTCGCGCGGAAAAGCAGAAACCCGCCGCCGCGAAAAAGGCCCCGGTGAAGGAGGAATCCCCGGCCCCGGAGCCGCCGCAGGAACCGAAAGAGGCTCCGCGCAAGGGCGAAACGGAACAGATTGTTTTCCTCAACCTGTCCGAGCTTCACGCTTTCAAAAATCATCCGTTCCAAGTCCGGGACGATGATGAAATGCGGGCGATGGTGGAAAGTGTCAGGGATAAAGGCGTTACACAGCCCGCTATCGTTCGATCCCGTGAGGACGGCGGCTTTGAAATCGTATCCGGCCACCGCCGCCAGAAAGCCAGCGAATTGGCTGGGTATGCGGATATGCCCTGTATCGTCCGCAACCTGACCGACGATGAAGCAATTACGCAGATGGTGGAGGATAACATCAATCAGCGTGAAAACATTCTCCCCAGCGAACGGGCCAAGGCTCTGAAAATGCAGTTGGAGGCCATAAAGCGGCAAGGTGTGCGGGGCGACCTGTCCACTTCGGGCCAACTTGGCCCGAAGTCGGAAAACGGGCAGCGTTCCAACGCGGTTGTGGCCGAGCGCAATAAAATGACAGTCAAGCAGGTACAGCGGTATATCAAGCTGAACGATCTTGTGCCTGATCTGATGAAAATGGTGGATGAAAAGAAAATTTCATTCACTCCCGCCGTTGAAATGTCCTTCATCAAGCCCAAAAATCAGCGGTATATCGCCGTTGCCATCGAGGGCCAGCAGTCAGCCCCATCGCTGTCACAGGCACAGCGAATGCGGGAACTTGACCAGAAAGGGATGCTCAATGGCGACGTAATCGATGGCATTATGCTCGAAGAAAAAAAGGAGGTAGACAAAGTGATCATTTCCAGTCAGGAACTTAGCCAGT